The Dethiosulfovibrio peptidovorans DSM 11002 genome has a window encoding:
- a CDS encoding TolC family protein, with product MKTKKTIGIAVAMMAILSAAPPVSATSLTLEDAVRIGVEEGIEVLKSAQDMDKSEAGKLVARSALFPSLSLGGKYKRQDERHALAEEANSYGISITATQPVYTGGKATALLKQSQAYETSVLETVTDAKETVAYSVIRQFYDVLHLRENVVAARDSMAFAESHLKEVVKKEALGIANRFEVTRAEQQLSGYRTQLITAINDLESAKIALLTTLRMDPESDVDISGDLDFVPYVGDREGSLERAMANRPDLKASLSSLETQRQEIQIAASGLRPKVDLKASYTWDDPKESDGTDDDDWEIALEVDVPILDRNVTKAQIMTEKANLRQKELDLQKLREAIRSEVSQAWLNLETAKQAVESTSKDLELASESLRLAQVGYREGVSTQIDVLDAQASYTKARKEHATAVSAYSVQVAALERTEGELVSHILKEDGGEDR from the coding sequence ATGAAAACGAAGAAAACGATAGGCATCGCCGTCGCGATGATGGCGATACTTTCCGCCGCACCGCCCGTGTCCGCAACCTCCCTGACCCTTGAAGACGCGGTCAGGATCGGGGTGGAAGAGGGAATAGAGGTTCTGAAGAGCGCCCAGGACATGGACAAGAGCGAGGCGGGAAAGCTGGTAGCCCGATCGGCACTCTTTCCATCTCTTTCTCTAGGGGGCAAATACAAAAGACAGGACGAAAGACACGCTCTTGCGGAAGAGGCAAACTCCTACGGCATATCGATAACTGCCACCCAACCGGTGTACACAGGGGGAAAAGCCACCGCTTTGCTCAAACAATCCCAAGCCTACGAAACCTCCGTTCTGGAAACAGTGACCGACGCAAAGGAGACTGTGGCCTACTCGGTCATACGCCAGTTCTACGACGTTCTCCACTTGAGGGAAAACGTGGTTGCAGCCAGGGACTCGATGGCCTTCGCCGAGAGTCACCTGAAGGAAGTCGTAAAGAAAGAGGCCCTGGGCATCGCAAACCGTTTCGAGGTCACTAGAGCGGAACAACAGCTGAGCGGCTACAGAACCCAGCTCATAACCGCCATCAACGACCTGGAATCGGCGAAGATCGCCCTTTTGACCACACTGAGGATGGACCCCGAATCGGACGTGGATATCTCGGGAGATCTCGACTTCGTCCCCTACGTCGGCGACAGAGAGGGCTCTCTCGAAAGGGCCATGGCGAACAGGCCGGACCTGAAGGCGTCCCTTTCATCGCTGGAGACACAGCGACAGGAGATACAGATCGCCGCCAGCGGACTGAGACCTAAGGTCGATCTGAAAGCCTCCTATACCTGGGACGACCCCAAGGAAAGCGACGGTACCGACGACGACGACTGGGAGATAGCCCTGGAGGTGGACGTCCCGATACTGGACAGGAACGTCACCAAGGCCCAGATAATGACGGAAAAGGCCAACCTGAGACAGAAAGAGCTGGACCTTCAAAAGCTTCGGGAAGCCATAAGAAGCGAGGTCTCCCAGGCCTGGCTTAACCTGGAGACGGCGAAACAGGCGGTGGAATCCACGTCGAAAGACCTCGAATTGGCCTCGGAATCCCTTAGGTTGGCCCAGGTAGGCTACAGAGAGGGAGTCAGCACCCAGATAGACGTTCTGGACGCCCAGGCATCTTACACCAAGGCCAGAAAGGAACACGCCACGGCGGTTAGCGCATATTCGGTCCAGGTGGCGGCTCTGGAGAGAACCGAGGGAGAGCTTGTCTCCCATATCCTGAAAGAAGACGGAGGTGAAGACAGATGA
- a CDS encoding efflux RND transporter periplasmic adaptor subunit produces the protein MKIAVVIALAAMLLWGSTGFAQNAVVTVQTVEITPKVERGFSENGTLEAVDEVTLYPRVNGRLIKSFVKQGDSVSPGDPIAELDHRDVDAQISQAEAQIAVAQAQVAQAMAELENAKRERDRYLRLVKEGFSTQQQLDSKETDYRTAKAAVDLSRAQVRQNRANLERLQVDLSEYTLKASIQGIVVNDYARTPGEMISPQTPLARIADISRLKAVIQAPESHARLIEQGMKAFVTIGGTKLEGKVYRVSPFVDPSTRTTQVEVAVENDGDLKPGMFARVFIVEETMENTVMIPMDSVISEEGGSFVFVVEDGKARKKPVSLGRSVGRDVNVQDGLAEGDRLIVLGGKSLSDGDQITIR, from the coding sequence ATGAAAATAGCCGTTGTCATCGCTCTGGCGGCCATGTTGCTCTGGGGATCCACCGGGTTCGCTCAAAACGCCGTCGTGACCGTGCAGACCGTGGAGATAACTCCCAAGGTGGAAAGGGGCTTCTCCGAGAACGGCACCCTAGAGGCAGTAGACGAGGTTACCCTCTACCCCAGGGTAAACGGAAGATTGATAAAGAGCTTCGTGAAACAGGGCGATTCGGTCTCTCCCGGAGACCCTATAGCGGAGCTGGACCACAGAGACGTCGACGCCCAGATATCTCAGGCCGAGGCACAGATAGCCGTCGCCCAGGCCCAGGTTGCCCAAGCCATGGCGGAGCTTGAAAACGCCAAGAGGGAGAGGGATCGCTATCTCAGGCTGGTCAAAGAAGGGTTCTCCACCCAGCAACAGCTGGACTCGAAGGAAACGGACTACCGAACCGCCAAGGCAGCGGTAGATCTCAGCAGAGCCCAAGTCCGACAAAATAGGGCCAACTTGGAAAGACTACAGGTCGACCTGTCCGAATACACGCTGAAGGCATCCATTCAGGGGATCGTGGTAAACGACTACGCCAGGACCCCGGGAGAGATGATAAGCCCTCAGACCCCTCTGGCTCGGATCGCCGACATATCAAGGCTGAAGGCGGTCATCCAGGCTCCGGAAAGCCACGCCAGACTGATAGAACAGGGAATGAAGGCCTTCGTGACGATAGGAGGGACCAAGCTGGAGGGCAAGGTCTATCGGGTCAGTCCCTTCGTAGACCCCAGCACCAGGACGACACAGGTGGAGGTAGCTGTGGAGAACGATGGGGACCTCAAGCCCGGAATGTTCGCCAGGGTCTTCATCGTTGAGGAAACCATGGAAAACACCGTGATGATACCGATGGACTCGGTGATCTCCGAGGAGGGCGGCTCTTTCGTCTTCGTGGTGGAGGACGGAAAGGCGAGAAAGAAACCGGTCTCATTGGGGCGATCCGTCGGAAGGGACGTCAATGTACAGGATGGACTTGCGGAAGGAGATCGACTGATCGTCCTGGGAGGGAAAAGTCTCTCCGACGGAGACCAGATAACGATCCGTTAG
- a CDS encoding transporter substrate-binding domain-containing protein yields MKRTVFLFLLLSVLCVSSAQGESLKEIREKGELRHLGVPYAHFVSGSGDGLDVELMKRFASFLGVNYSFVPTDWQNLVPDLLGKEIKKDGSLSETTRPIRGDLIASGLTVLGWREKLLDFSSPTFTTQVWLVTRANNPIRPIKPSGDPTKDIESTKELVRGKSLMGSPGTCLDPALYGLRDLAKELAYFEGNLNDLIPALISGRSELLLLDVPDVLVGLASWPGQIKVLGPISHKQDMAVAFPKGSDLREEFERFFSELVDEGEYSLMVEKYYPSITEFP; encoded by the coding sequence ATGAAACGAACGGTTTTTCTCTTCCTGCTCCTATCGGTTCTGTGCGTCTCGTCCGCCCAGGGGGAAAGCCTGAAGGAAATCAGGGAGAAAGGAGAACTTCGCCATCTCGGCGTGCCCTACGCTCACTTCGTGAGCGGAAGCGGAGACGGACTCGACGTGGAGCTGATGAAAAGATTCGCCTCCTTCCTAGGGGTGAATTACTCTTTCGTCCCGACGGACTGGCAAAATCTCGTGCCCGACCTCCTGGGAAAAGAGATAAAAAAAGACGGATCTCTTTCCGAGACGACGAGACCTATAAGAGGAGACCTTATAGCCTCCGGCCTGACAGTCCTGGGCTGGAGAGAGAAACTGCTCGACTTCTCCAGCCCCACCTTCACCACCCAGGTCTGGCTTGTGACTCGAGCCAACAACCCGATAAGACCAATAAAACCGTCGGGCGACCCGACGAAGGACATAGAGTCAACCAAGGAACTGGTGAGGGGAAAATCCCTAATGGGCTCTCCCGGCACCTGTTTGGATCCCGCCCTGTACGGGCTAAGAGATCTAGCTAAAGAGCTCGCGTACTTCGAGGGGAACCTGAACGACCTGATCCCAGCCCTTATCTCCGGTCGTTCGGAGCTGCTGCTTCTGGACGTCCCGGACGTCCTGGTCGGCCTGGCCTCGTGGCCCGGCCAGATCAAGGTTCTAGGCCCGATCTCTCATAAACAGGATATGGCAGTGGCCTTTCCAAAGGGATCCGACCTGAGAGAGGAATTCGAGAGGTTCTTCTCCGAACTGGTTGACGAAGGAGAGTACTCCCTCATGGTGGAGAAATACTATCCGTCCATAACGGAATTCCCATGA